Part of the Lolium rigidum isolate FL_2022 chromosome 6, APGP_CSIRO_Lrig_0.1, whole genome shotgun sequence genome, gatgaatttagatggaatcttcatgtagatggttcTTTCTCGgttaaatctttatacaatgcaatcctccattctgatttaccgagttgataacaataagaaaatttggaagatgaagataccattaaaaattaagatttttggatggtaccttcgtcgaggagttattcttactaaagataatcttgttaagcggaattggcacggaaatacacggtgtgttttctgtcatcacgacgaaaccatcaaacaccttttcttccagtgtagttttgcgaaatctatatggtcagtcatccaagtagcgtctaccatgtatcccccgactagtgtggcaaatgtctttggcaattggcttcatggtgttgatgcaaggtttaagttgcttcttagggtgggggcgcttgcgGTTATCCgggcgctatggctatgtagaaatgacaagatttttaacgataaaaactgttctttgttgcaggtcatctacggatgtacgggtattctccgttcatggttacctcttcggCGGGCGGAGAAccaagacctatttacggaggtccgtacacggttggaggctacggcgagggatactttttcccgacatgggtggcagcatagtctacggattgaagctccacacttgccttaggcgttatatagtttatcgtctcgatatgtatttcgcctttttctttcttttaatgCTCGTTCTGGACTGTtgaaacagctgtgtgcatcctggttatgcagaggctggatgtaattgcttatcaaagtaataaaacatcctttatcgaaaaaagttaaAAACAGGACTGAAGACGAATCAAGTGTACGTTCATATGGGAGAAAAGGAGAAACTAAATGAAAAATACTGTGCTTTTCTTGAGATGAGAAAAATACAATATGTGACACTAATGTTCCAGAAACATGCATAATTTAAAGTTTCAACTCATTAATTTCAGACAGTCCGAATACGAAATTTACATGTTCACAGAGCTCTACCATTCAAACGTACCTTCCTTTTTAGCACCTTTTAAAACTTTTAAACACTTTCGACACTGCTTTTGTTCAAACGGATATTTTCTCACAACATATATACTGCTGCTATTTCTCTAAATTGGGTACGTTAACTTTGAACTGCTGCCCTGTTGTCACTTGCTATGgctgaataaattcatgaagaacattaAGCCAAAATGGCAGCTACCTGcatcgcccttggcaagatgcatGTTTTCAGACACGAATTTTGATTTGTTTCCAGAAAAAGGAAGGAGACAGCTAATCCTGTCAGCTTAATAAACCCAAAAAAAATTGCGACTTCAGTTCTCATGAGGAAAAATAAAGATATTAGCAGGTAAAACACGCCGCACGAATAGCTCTTGTATTTGCTGAAAAAGCATCAGATGATCAAAATAGGATTAAATTTGTTTTTCAAGATGCACACTAAGAAAATATATATACTCGCAATCAACTTCAAGTAAACTTCATAGTTTCACATTTCGAGTTGATGAATGTTGATGTGGTATTTTCCATGCCAAATGGTGAATACAGCAAACTGAAATCAGAGGCTCAAATGTGGttcaccaaaaaaaaaaacttcacacTCGAAAGAATTCACACAACAGAAACATAGTAAACAAGATGCATCTTCTGTGTGTGCTTAAATATACACCAAAATTTTCAGGCCATTTAGCTTCAGCAGAGGGTCAACCCATAGGGAGGTCATTCTTCACGTCTGTTCTGCATGTCATCAAAAGCAAAATGTAGCTTCAACTGTTTTGAATTCTTATTATTCTTAAAGTTAGTATCAAGCATCAGCAAGGATCCAAGATAAAAGCATACCAACAGGAAATATTTAGAGCAAATCTCTGATTAACTTGGAGTTTATGTAAAGCAGTCCAGTTATGGTGTTCCAGGTCCAAAATGATCAAACAGTTCCAAATTACACGAAGATATAGTAAACTTGGAGTTTATGTAAAAGTGATCCAAGTATTTCTTATAAATTACAACAAGGCATACTAGTCATTTCTTATACTGGTCATTTTGTCCTTAGATCACTAGGAATGAATACTACACTCTTCCCACACCAGAGAAGTAAGAAAAGAAACATAGGTAGGCAAGTCAATGCAAAGAACAATCTAttgctccctccgttccaaattaattgacgcagatttgtctagatatacatgtatctagccgcgttttagtgtgtagatacatgcgaATTTAGATAAAATCTGCGTAAACTAaattggaacagagggagtataaacaTAGGATTTGCTATCACTAGATAAGTTCAGTACGGATTAGAATGCACCACAACACACGCACAGTACATGCTCAACTTTTTTAATTAGGAACCCTTTACTTGAAGAGTAATTACTGTCTGTCTCGTACTGAAATAtggagcatcaaacatatattggatTTAGGAAGTTTTGGGCATCAAACTTCGGTCAGAACTAAAGTTTCTCCAAGCAATTAGACTCAGCCGAAGGGATGAGCAGATTAAAATCCATGCTAAAGGTTGTACAACAAAAACCAAAGGCCCTAATAAGGTAATTGTATAGAAATGGCAAAAGGAATTGTGGTAATAGAGTAGCTATCTGAAGTTGAAGAAAGACAAATCCAGCTACTTGAGAATATAATCACTCTGAACCATCATATGTCATAGACTAACTTTGGTGATTCCACTATCAGAGTTACAAAGACAGTACTTTCTCAACGGATATACACAATCGGAAAATGAGATGGATATACACAATCGGAAACGGACAGTCCAAGATGTCACACACCTACTGGAAATTAGCTAGTGTAGTTTCTCATTTGGGACTCATGAATCAGTACTATAGGTTCAAACTGTAGCTTTGAAGGGGATATTTAATTTCTCGGTAACTGAGGTAAAAGCCTCTCAAACAGAAATTAACAACGACTGATCTATAATACAAATATCCAAACAAGAAAAGACATGTTCTGAGTAGCAAGTAGCAACATACACCTCATGGAAAAGATTAGCTGCTGGCCACACATCCTACTTTGGGCTTGGGGCCTCCAACGCACTCTCAATCTGCAGGATTAGCTGATCAGCAGGCAGCGCTCCCTCCTGATACCAGCAGAAAACAAAATTAGAGCCCCAAAACCCATGTTAATACTTATGTTGTATTTATTACTTTATTAGCACTAATCGAACGACTACTCATGTACATGgagaaaacatggttcatcagactTACGAAGCGGTAACAAGGTTCTCCATTCTTGAAGATTATGAAAGTTGGTAATGCTTGAATGCTGTAACGATTTGCAATGCTTGTGTATTTCTCTGTATCAATTTTCACAATGTTAATCTTGTCGCTCATCTTCTCATGCACCTCTTGAAGTATGGGGACCATGTATTGGCACGGACCGCACCTATcaaaaagaataaaaataaatGCAAATATACAGCATAACGGTATGGATTTTACTGGTATCCCTACAACATTGCAATGCAATTTGAGGTATGAATCCTACTATAATAAACTCTACATGTTAGCAATCGGTATTAGCTCTTCCAGTTTGCAGTCTATACTGGTAGATGAGTAACCATTGAGGTTGACTCTTTAAATGTCAGAAGGAAAAAATGCACGTCTTCATCAAATGTAATTGATCATGCAAGGCAAAAGCATTCAAATTAGTAAGATTTACTTCATTTTAAATGGAACTCGTTTTTGGACTAAAGCAAAAGTATCACAGTAGCATTTTAAAAGTCCGCATGATGAACACTAAAGAAGAGGCCCAGGGGGATATCTGCTTACCATTCTTTTTCCCTATTGAAATGATAAAGATTGAATAAAAAACAACTCTGATTCTGTAGAAAGATCAGTACTATATATTTCGAAGGCAATCAGCAGAACATGGATACATTGTACAATTTTTTTAATAGAACATGAGCCAGGCCAAGTGCAATTCCCAAGAGGTTGGTGGTACTTTCTGGGTAGGAAAAGCCGAACAGGACATTCACTTCCACCATCAAACAACGCTCCATAAGGTTTAACACGGCAATAATAGAGATAACTTAAATAGAGATTTGGGAGCACATGTTTTGCAACTGGCTGCTTACCAAGTTGCATAGAAGTCGACTAGTAAAGGCTTTTCAGAGTTCTCCAATAACTCGTCAAATGAAGAAAACGTTTCCTTCTTAGCTTTGACCTATCGAAAAAGGAAGATAGAAACAATGAAAAAATGACATAAATAGACATATTTCAAAAACAATAGGTGGTAAAGTGATGTCAAGAGAGCATTTTTCACATCTATGCAAATGCCTATATAAGAATAAGAGAGTTTCACCATTAAGTAGGTTAGCCGTTAGGTGACTCATGATTACTGACTAATCCAAATCACATTTACTGATGGTTACATATTGCAGATTGGCCTAGGTCAAGCTAACAGCCCTAGTGGAAAAGATGTGTGACAAGATGAGCTACGAGATACATCAGATTATTTATTCATTACCCATGGAATACACAACTACACATGGACTGTGCTCTTAGACCCAATTTGCTCTTACTAAGATTGAGTTGGAAC contains:
- the LOC124660295 gene encoding thioredoxin Y, chloroplastic-like — translated: MAAFTTTTTTTAAAALASPRPAVACSPAPSASRWAPHRRSPPAVGLRRAAAAPRRGAALLVKAKKETFSSFDELLENSEKPLLVDFYATWCGPCQYMVPILQEVHEKMSDKINIVKIDTEKYTSIANRYSIQALPTFIIFKNGEPCYRFEGALPADQLILQIESALEAPSPK